The genomic window AAGTCCGCCATGAGGGTGCTCTCAGCCTCGCTCAGCGTGTCATTGCTGGGCCAGACGTCCACGCCGCGCACAGGAATGGGTGCAGGCAGGGGCCCGGGGGTGTCGTGACGGAAGACGCTCGCCACCGTCGCTTCAGGCCGCGCCGCGGGAGCGTCCTCGTCCGGATGCAGGCCCAGACCTTTGGTGAGACTGGCCTGCGGGTCGACGTCAAACAGGGCCACGCGGTAGCCGCGCCCCGCCAGAATGAAGGCGATTTCCCGAGCGAGCGTGGTCTTCCCTTCACCGCCGCTGACATTGGTGAACACGATCCGTTGCGTTTTCATGGTTCTCTCCTTGGGGCGCTGAGCTCGTCCGTGTACGTCGGACCAGTAGTCGCCGATCGGCACGAGGGCCGCCACGGGCCGCTGATAGCGTTCGATGACAATGCGCTCACCGCGTTCAACCCGGTCGAGCGCGTCATAGAGCGAGGAACGCAGAGCGCCGCTCTTCATTCGCCCATCGACTTCTGACACTCACTGAGTATGAATGAAAGTTGTACAACACCACAAGCGCCTCTGTGGGACAAGTCCTGTCCCGAGCAGTCTTGACGTCTGGATGGACGGTCCTGGCAGAACTGGCTGCTGCGGATCACCGAGGGCGTACAGGTTCAGGACAGGTCCTGTCCTTGAACGCTATTTGCTTGTTGAAGTGGCAAGCAGTAGTTCTCAGTGGGCGCCAGGCCGCACCCAATACGAAGAGAACCAGTTCGTTGACTTGGATCCTGTTGCCCATATCCATCTGACGGCGCATCGAACAGCAGATGGCCTTCGGCCAGCCGTAGGTCGAAATCGGCACTTCAGTCAGCGAAGTCTGCCGGGAGACAGGTGTTGTCAAGTCGCCCCTCTCTGCCTGGGCGAGCTGGAGGGCGCCGAGCTACGGGGCCACCGTCAGCTGAAGCGGGAGACACGCACACAGGGATCCTGCGTAGCGGATCTGAACTTGGAGAAGGCGATGTTGCAGGAGGTCATCTCGAAAAAGCAGTGACGTTCCGCTGGTTCTAAGTGGATTGCCGAATGTGCCAGTTCGTTGTCAGGAAACGGGCGGACAAGTCGGCCCGCATCGGGCGCATGACCGAGATTTCGGGCGGGCGTGTGCGCTCCGGATACTGATGTATCCACATCCTGGAGGCGACGTCGGCGGCACCGTCTACTCGCGGGTGATGACGTACACGTCCACGTTGCGCGTCTGCCGCAGCACCGAGCGGATGATGTCCCCCCGCAGGAATTCCTCCCATCGGGAGCGGCTGCTCTCGCCCAGCACGACGTGCGTGGCCTGCGCGGCCTGCACGTGCCGGATGAGGGTGGCCGCCACGCCGCCCGCCGGGTCGAGCACGATGAACTCCCCGCCCAGCGCGACCGTGACCGCGCGGAAGGTATCCAGCAGCCGCGCCCGCTCGGCACTGATGCGCTCGGCGCGCACGGTCACGACCTGCAGGTCGGCGTGCAGGCGCTGCGCGAGCTGCCCCCCCCGGCGGATCAGGCGTGCGCCGGACTCCTCGGCGGCCACGGCGACCACCACGCGCTCCTGCACGCCCAGGCCTGCCGACAGTCCGGACGCGCCCTGCTCGACGACGTGCGCCACCTGCCGCAGCGCCAGTTCCCGCAGCGCCGTCAGGTTCGGCAGCGTGAAGAAGTTCGACAGGGCGTGCTCGGCCCGCTCCGCGCCGTACACCGCGCCGGACCGCACCCGCTCGCGCAGGTCGGCGGGCGTCAGGTCCACGAGCACCAGTTCGTCCGCGCCGCCCAGCACGGCGTCCGGGATGCGCTCGCGGACGCGCACGCCGGTCAGGCGCGCCACCGTGTCGTGCAGGGACTCCAGGTGCTGCACGTTCACGGTGGACAGCACGTTCACGCCCGCGTCCAGCAGCGCCTCGACGTCCATCCAGCGTTTCTCCCGCCCGCTGCCCGGCGCGTTCGAGTGCGCCAGTTCATCCACGAGCACCACGTCCGGACGGCGCGCGATCAGGCCCGCCACGTCCAGTTCACCCAGCGTCACGCCGCCCCGCACCACCTCCAGCCGCGGGAAGACCGGCAGACCATCGGCGGCCGCCTGCGTGAACGCCCGCCCGTGCGTTTCCAGCACGCCGATCAGGGCGTCCTCGCCGCGCTCCAGGCGGTCGCGCAGTTCGTTCAGCGCGCGGGTGGTCTTCCCGACCCCCGCCGCCATGCCCACGAACACCCGGTGCCGACCCCGCACGGGGCGGGCGGCGCCGGGCATCGCCAGCCGCTCGGGTTCAGGCGGCGTGACGGCTCACCGTCCCAGCCGGTCCAGGGCGAGGTTCAGTTCCAGCACGTTCACGCCGGGTTGCCCCAGGCCCAGCACGCCCCGCTCGGTGTGGTCCCGCACCAGCGCCTGCACCTGCGCGTCCGTCAGGCCGCGCGCGCGCGCCACTCGCGCCACCTGCACCGTCGCGCCCGCCGGGGACACGTGCGGATCGAGGCCACTGCCGCTCGCGGTGAGCAGATCCACCGGAATCTGCGTGATGGGGATGTTCTCCCGCGCCGCGATCGCCTGCGCCTGGGCCTGCACGCGCTCCCGCAGCGCCGGGTTGCTCACGGCGAGGTTGCTGCCCGACGCGTTCACCGGGTCGTAGCCGTTCCCGGCGGCGCTGGGCCGCCCGATGAAGTAACGGTCCCCCGTGAAGGGCTGCCCGATGAGTGCCGAGCCGACCACCTGGCCCCCCTCGCGGATCAGGGAACCGGTCGCCTGCGCGGGAAACAGCGCGCCGCCCAGCGCGGTCGTCACCGCCGGGTACGCGAGGCCGCCCAGCACCAGCCACAGCGCCGAGAAGCGCAGCCACGCACTCCACCCCGGCTGGGGCGCGTCAGAAAAGTCGGGTTCAGAAAGGGCCGATGGAGGAAGGGCAGGGGAGGGCATGTCGTTCAGGGTCATGATGAAACCTCTTGGGGAGGGCGAGGTGGGGGCCAGTCCCCCGGACCTCGCCAGAAGGAAGTGGTTAGGCGCCAACCAGTCCGAGGAGCACGTCGATGAGCTTGATGCCCACGAACGGCACGAGCACGCCGCCCAGCCCGTAGATCAGCAGGTTGCGGGCCAGCAGCGCGTCCGCACTGCCGGGCGAGTAGCGCACGCCGCGCAGCGCCACCGGAATCAGCGCCGGGATGACCAGCGCGTTGAAGATCACGGCGGACAGGATCGCGCTCTGCGGGCTGCGCAGGTCCATCACGTTCAGCGGGGCCAGCGCGGGAATCTGCGTGGCGAACAGCGCGGGGAGGATCGCGAAGTACTTGGCGACGTCGTTCGCGATGGAGAAGGTCGTCAGTGCGCCGCGCGTCATCAGCAGGCCCTTGCCGATCTCGACGACCTCGATCAGCTTGGTGGGGTCGGAGTCCAGGTCGATCATGTTCGCCGCTTCCTTGGCCGCCTGCGTGCCGCTCTGCATGGCGAGGCCCACGTCCGCCTGCGCCAGGGCCGGGGCGTCGTTCGTGCCGTCGCCCATCATGGCGACCAGCTTCCCGCCGCGCTGCTCCTCGCGGATCATGGCGAGCTTGTCCTCGGGCGTCGCCTCGGCCAGGAAGCCGTCCACCCCGGCCTCGCGGGCGATCGCCTCGGCGGTCAGGGGGTTGTCCCCGGTGATCATCACGGTGCGCAGGCCCATGCGGCGCAGCTGCTCGAAGCGTTCCCGCATGCCGGGCTTCACCACGTCCGACAGGGCCACCACGCCCAGCACCCGCTCGTCCCGGAGCACCACGAGGGGCGTGCCGCCCGCGCGGGCCACCTCGTCCACCAGCGGGGACAGTTCGGTGGGGACGCTGCCGCCCCGCTCGCGGGCCAGGCGGGTGATGCGGTCGGCGGCGCCCTTGCGGATGCTCACGCCGCCCGCGTCCACGCCGCTCATGCGGGTCTGCGCGGTGAATTCCACGAACTCCGCGTCCGCCGGGGTGGTGGGCGTCACGCCCTGCGCGCGGGCCAGCGTCACGATGCTCTTGCCTTCCGGGGTGGGGTCCGCCGCCGAGGCCAGCGCCGCCGCACCCGCCAGGTCCTCGCCGCTCACGCCGGGCAGCGGCAGGAAGCGCGTCGCCTGACGGTCCCCGACAGTGATCGTGCCGGTCTTGTCCAGCAGCAGGATGTCCACGTCCCCGGCCACCTCGACCGCCTTGCCGCTCTTGGCGATCACGTTCGCCTGCAAGGCCCGGTCCATCCCCGCGATGCCGATGGCGGGCAGCAGACCGCCGATCGTCGTGGGAATCAGGCACACCAGGAGCGCCACGAGCGTCACCACGTCCACCGTCGCCCCCGCAAACCGCGACAGGGGCAGCAGGGTCGCCACGACGATCAGGAACACCAGCGTCAGCGCCGCCAGCAGGATCGACAGGGCCAGTTCGTTCGGGGTCTTCTGGCGACTGGCGCCCTCGACGAGCGCGATCATGCGGTCGAGGAAGCTCTCGCCGGGCTGCGACGTCACCCGCACCACGATCCGGTCGGACAGCACGCGCGTCCCGCCCGTCACGCCGCTGTGGTCGGTGCCCGCCTCGCGGATCACCGGGGCGCTCTCACCCGTGATGGCACTCTCGTCCACGGCCGCCAGCCCCTCGATGACCTCGCCGTCACCGGGGATCATCTCGCCCGCCTGCACCACGATCACGTCCCCGCGCCGCAGCTGGGTGCTCGGGACGACCTCCTCGCGGCCGTCCAGCACCCGGCGGGCCGGAGTGTCCTCGCGCGCCGAGCGGAGCGTCGCGGCCTGCGCCTTCCCGCGCGCCTCGGCCAGCCCCTCGGCGAAGTTCGCGAACACCACCGTGAACAGCAGCAAGACCGTCACGCCCGCCGGGTAGCCCCACGCCTGCCCGCTCGCGGCGGCCTGCACGGTCAGCAGCAGCGTCAGCACCCCGCCCAGCAGCACCACGAACATCACCGGGCTGCGCACCATGAAGCGCGGATCGAGTTTCACGAAGGCGGCCCTCAGCGCGGCGCGCATCAACGCCGGGGCGAACACGCCCCCCTTCGGGGTTTTCTGCGGCACAGCGGTCATTTCGTCACGTCCTTCACGGTATTCAGCGTCATTTGTTCTGCCACCGGCCCCAGCACCAGCGCCGGGGCGAAGTTCAGGAGTTGCAGCAGCAGCATCACGCTCAGGAGCATCCCGGCGAACACCGGCGTGTCCACCCGCAGCGTCCCGCTGCCTTCCGGCGCGGCGCGCTTGGCGGCCAGCAGCCCCGCGATCGCCAGCGGCCCCACGATCGGCAGGAAACGGGCCAGCAGCAGCACCAGCGCGCAGCTGAGGTTCCACCAGGGCGTGTTGTCACCCAGGCCCTCGAAGCCGCTGCCGTTGTTCGCGAACGCCGAGTTGTACTCGTACAGCACCTGCGACAGCCCGTGGAAGCCGGGGTTCGAGTTCGCCGTGACCGCCGGGTTCGCCAGGGCCAGCGCCGTGAAGCCCAGCACCAGCAGCGGCTGCAGCAGCAGGATCAGCGACGCCAGCTTGATCTCGGGGG from Deinococcus sedimenti includes these protein-coding regions:
- a CDS encoding AAA family ATPase, yielding MSEVDGRMKSGALRSSLYDALDRVERGERIVIERYQRPVAALVPIGDYWSDVHGRAQRPKERTMKTQRIVFTNVSGGEGKTTLAREIAFILAGRGYRVALFDVDPQASLTKGLGLHPDEDAPAARPEATVASVFRHDTPGPLPAPIPVRGVDVWPSNDTLSEAESTLMADFSRVENLRQAIDTYLDDHPYDFVILDAKPQRTNFLAATIAAADHIVVPVSGMKGLENLDMIAKVIRMVRGVAPDVAVRLIVPNRMKANVNHHKNVLAYLETELSGVAPIAPPVRDSAARFGDATEAREPVVHHAPNSDVARDLQRVTDTLLSVLGVESGAVAQ
- a CDS encoding sensor histidine kinase KdpD, producing MPGAARPVRGRHRVFVGMAAGVGKTTRALNELRDRLERGEDALIGVLETHGRAFTQAAADGLPVFPRLEVVRGGVTLGELDVAGLIARRPDVVLVDELAHSNAPGSGREKRWMDVEALLDAGVNVLSTVNVQHLESLHDTVARLTGVRVRERIPDAVLGGADELVLVDLTPADLRERVRSGAVYGAERAEHALSNFFTLPNLTALRELALRQVAHVVEQGASGLSAGLGVQERVVVAVAAEESGARLIRRGGQLAQRLHADLQVVTVRAERISAERARLLDTFRAVTVALGGEFIVLDPAGGVAATLIRHVQAAQATHVVLGESSRSRWEEFLRGDIIRSVLRQTRNVDVYVITRE
- the kdpC gene encoding potassium-transporting ATPase subunit KdpC → MTLNDMPSPALPPSALSEPDFSDAPQPGWSAWLRFSALWLVLGGLAYPAVTTALGGALFPAQATGSLIREGGQVVGSALIGQPFTGDRYFIGRPSAAGNGYDPVNASGSNLAVSNPALRERVQAQAQAIAARENIPITQIPVDLLTASGSGLDPHVSPAGATVQVARVARARGLTDAQVQALVRDHTERGVLGLGQPGVNVLELNLALDRLGR
- the kdpB gene encoding potassium-transporting ATPase subunit KdpB, with the translated sequence MTAVPQKTPKGGVFAPALMRAALRAAFVKLDPRFMVRSPVMFVVLLGGVLTLLLTVQAAASGQAWGYPAGVTVLLLFTVVFANFAEGLAEARGKAQAATLRSAREDTPARRVLDGREEVVPSTQLRRGDVIVVQAGEMIPGDGEVIEGLAAVDESAITGESAPVIREAGTDHSGVTGGTRVLSDRIVVRVTSQPGESFLDRMIALVEGASRQKTPNELALSILLAALTLVFLIVVATLLPLSRFAGATVDVVTLVALLVCLIPTTIGGLLPAIGIAGMDRALQANVIAKSGKAVEVAGDVDILLLDKTGTITVGDRQATRFLPLPGVSGEDLAGAAALASAADPTPEGKSIVTLARAQGVTPTTPADAEFVEFTAQTRMSGVDAGGVSIRKGAADRITRLARERGGSVPTELSPLVDEVARAGGTPLVVLRDERVLGVVALSDVVKPGMRERFEQLRRMGLRTVMITGDNPLTAEAIAREAGVDGFLAEATPEDKLAMIREEQRGGKLVAMMGDGTNDAPALAQADVGLAMQSGTQAAKEAANMIDLDSDPTKLIEVVEIGKGLLMTRGALTTFSIANDVAKYFAILPALFATQIPALAPLNVMDLRSPQSAILSAVIFNALVIPALIPVALRGVRYSPGSADALLARNLLIYGLGGVLVPFVGIKLIDVLLGLVGA